The stretch of DNA NNNNNNNNNNNNNNNNNNNNNNNNNNNNNNNNNNatttcaaacttttatggtcactgtaTACATCAAAATTGCACCCATACAGATAGTGCCTCCAAATTTTTAGTGCAAAAACTATTGCAGCCAACTCCATGTCATGCGTGGGATAATGTTTCTCATGCACCTTCAACTGTCTTGAAGCATATGCTACCACTTGTTTGTTTTGCATAAGTACATAACCCAACCCTTGTAaagaagcatcacaataaacttcatatggttcttctggtTGTGGTAACANNNNNNNNNNNNNNNNNNNNNNNNNNNNNNNNNNNNNNNNNNNNNNNNNNNNNNNNNNNNNNNNNNNNNNNNNNNNNNNNNNNNNNNNNNNNNNNNNNNNNNNNNNNNNNNNNNNNNNNNNNNNNNNNNNNNNNNNNNNNNNNNNNNNNNNNNNNNNNNNNNNNNNNNNNNNNNNNNNNNNNNNNNNNNNNNNNNNNNNNNNNNNNNNNNNNNNNNNNNNNNNNNNNNNNNNNNNNNNNNNNNNNNNNNNNNNNNNNNNNNNNNNNNNNNNNNNNNNNNNNNNNNNNNNNNNNNNNNNNNNNNNNNNNNNNNNNNNNNNNNNNNNNNNNNNNNNNNNNNNNNNNNNNNNNNNNNNNNNNNNNNNNNNNNNNNNNNNNNNNNNNNNNNNNNNNNNNNNNNNNNNNNNNNNNNNNNNNNNNNNNNNNNNNNNNNNNNNNNNNNNNNNNNNNNNNNNNNNNNNNNNNNNNNNNNNNNNNNNNNNNNNNNNNNNNNNNNNNNNNttgtgtttagcaagcgctgtaaaatgggcgctgttaaatgtcatttttggcgtagtgattaTACTCCTATCTCCACAAAAATGATGAAATGatgtctttgttttattataaatattaaaatttattatttttcactacCATATTATTTCAGTTTTTCGATACACAAGTgagtatcaatttttttattttactagtACAAATGTATTttctgaaaaaattattttcaagatTTCCAGTAAAACttatttgaagttttttaaaactatcgaaaaaaaaattttcaacatttttaaaacacaacTCATTACcgaaatatttgttttaagttTTCCAGTAGTTATCAGAAAACTTGAAACCACAAATTTTTCAgaagtttttataattttttttaaaaatattttcaacattttataccaaaaaacatttttaaaggTTTCTAGTACACACTTCTTCAACCTTCTCTaccgaaaaacttttttaaaatttttcaataCAAACCTTTTGTATACATTTTCAATCTTTTATaccagatttttttttaaaagtttccGGTACATACCTTTTCAACTTTTTGTACTGAAAATATCTTTTAAAGTTTTTTGGTACAAACCTTTTataccataatttttttataaagttttctAGTTAATCTTTTGTATCggaaatcttataaaaaaaattcataaatctTTTACGTAATTGAAAACTTGAATTGTTTGGTCCGGAAATCtttgaatgataaaaaaaaagtgaatttgaGTTGGTAAAATCGTAAACCAAATTAAggataaatttgatatttttaaaatattgtagaaGTATAGGTAAAATTGGGGTACATGATCAAAATTCCCTATTTTAATTCAAGCGGTCCAGCAcattttgacaactctaattctAGGAAACTTGCAATTACAACAATCAATAAACACTTAGTAACTAATTCAAGAAAATTAGATTTGTACCCCACAATTAGACTTATACCCctcaaaatgtaaaaaaaatcaattttgtccATTTCATTCTCATTCaatcaaagataaaaataaaaaaaaaaaaacatttactcTAAAATCTTACCCCTCACCTAAATTTTCGGTAACTAAATTGCTTCTCCAAAAATCTGGTACACAAATTAACATTACCAAAAATTTCAAGACACAAAATTTTCGgtaatatatattgtttaccggaaattttacaaataaaatttctaGTACACTATATATTCTACCGAAAATTTTGTGCCTAAATTTCCGATAGCTACTTTTATTCTATTGAAATTTTGTGTCTTGAAATTTCTAGTAGTTATTTTCGGTTGAGAACAACTACCAGACTTTTTCACAAGGTGTGAAAAATTAGGAATCAGTTCAGGACCTCTAAAAATAGATTCACAAACATATGTGAgatgatttactaaaataaaaatcaattaggaaatatttttaatgcattttaAAGTGTGTCAATATTTTTCAATCATGCAACTAAAGTTATACATCGTAAACATGATTTTTATGTTACTTTTTCACATTCAAGCACATTTGTGAATGTTGAGAATTAGAGAATCAACAAAGGCTCATAAACCATTTAACGATCTAACtatataaacttaattttaacatCTATCGAAATACTAAGTCTATTTCAGATAGAGGTGCCAAATCAGGCTACCCGGCCTTTGTCGGGCTAGTCCATCCTTGTAACGGATTTTTTAAGTTAGGTTAAAAAGTCCAAATTAAATACATACTACAAAATTAGTGTTTGAACCCAATCCTTTATGAATTATGGACTTTCAGACCGACCCgcatattatatttataattaaaattatttctataaaaatttaaatagaacacaacaaaatttaaatagataaatttgtAGTAAAAATGAATGTCACGAGAACAAAGGTTGAATTGtgatcatttttaaaatttagttcatgCACTAATATTATCCTCTCAAGTTATCTTTGAAGTGAGGATGCTAATTTTTATCCTGCATCTAATCTAATCAGTtatttcaacaatattatctactaactaatcgatttactaaACCATTCAAATCATAGTTGCTCGTAACTCCCAATATTTactcaaaatacataaaaaaataaaaataaattattgaaagtTTCGGTAGCATTATTAGTCCCGTTTTTTATTaccaaattgaatttttttcacTAACGGATCCTAGAATTTGGAAAAATTCCGAAAATTAGCCttgctttttaaaaaattgaactaGCATGAATGGGGATGGGGAAAAGAATGGTGCAACAAATtctagaataaaaaattattaggtTATACCAAAAATAATACAGTGaaatatcacacattcacaCTTCCAAACGCTACAAATTGAATGTGACAGTTCTGACAACAGTTTTCCTTGaattacaataattttgaaGTGAATCAGTATCTACATTGCCAAGACCAGATAGTTGAACTCCATAGGCATAAAGACGTTTAATATCACGTGGAATTGGTGATTGCCAAATTCCATCCCACCAAGCTGGTGGAAGAAGTGGAGTGAATGCACATTGATTGCTTTGATTATGACAACTCAATGGTCCAGCATATCTGTTCCACACATGTCCCCAACCAATTTGATTCTTTAATCCGTCTGTTAGTAAATTGCTCTGGAAACTGGTGAAGAATGAGAAACTTGAACCAGAAGAGTTGTCCCCTGAAGAAAAATTTCAGATGCTTCAGGAGTATGTTTGAATAGACATTATGCATGCTATTTAATGCAGAATAGTGCTAGCAACACTCTTTTAACTCTCTTTCCAACACTCTACGTTCTTTTGAAACAATTTTGTGAGACAAATTAATATgaacattatttataaaatttatgcgTCTTTATCTAAATTGAGCAGTtacaagaaattgaaaaaaaaaatctaaaacaagatACGATAGTCTTTCACCTTTATTTATCCATCTACTAGACTACTACTAAAAAtgtttaaatcaaaatttaatgtcTTTAACACTTTATTGATCATTATTGTTTGGACACATCTAATGTGTTAGAGATGTGTGTGATGAGTGTCTAAAGTGTGTCaaagcaacaacaaaaattgggACACTTGTTTGAGTAGTCGCACATGTGTCGTATAAGTGACAAACACTGACATATGTTGGACACAGAGACATGCCTAATCCCAAAGGTGTCGACGCTTCATATACAAGTACTACATGTCCTTAACTAACTATAAGTCAATTTTGAAAGGTAAAAAAGTGTCTAAATATAATATAAGCTTCAATTCAAATAGATAGATACATTTTGTCTCCGAAGAAATTTAAACTATATTCGTTACAACAGATACAAGGCTTGAGAAACTAAGCAATCAAGGTACAAGAGAGACAAAAATTCAGAAACAAGTAAAAGCTGATCTAACAAAATTAAACAGTCACAATAATTTTGTGAAAAAGCATGATGTTTTCTTTCGTACTAAACAGCAATTTCCATGCAACTATGACGAATAACAGAAAGAAACAACAACACTGAGGGACAAAGGCAGTGCAAAGTACCTAGATTGTGTGCTGCAGCCAGTGCAGCCATTAACTGAGCATAGGTAGTTCCAACACGCCTATGAGCTCCGGAAACAACGGCATATCTAGCGCGCGATGCAAGAAAAAAATCTACAAAAGCAACCCATCTGGGTGCCGGACCCCAATCCTTCACTCTGAAATCTAACTTGGGCGAACCTTCATACATTTTTCCTTTGAACTTTTCATAATCAAAATGGAGAACCTGCTCAAAGAGCATACATATAAGAATCAAAGACAAGTAATTTTTATtaggtttaattgtagttttgatcctcctatttttaacaattcgcaaaattgatttattttgaaatccaacagttttagtcctcactcaaattttttaactaaaaaatagtgatgtgacatattttaaacaatGTGACATAGTACGATGATACTGAATAATTAATACCcatgaaattgcaataaaactctttaaaaactcaatttttgaaattattcattttttgtaatttaattaccaacataaataattaaggTCGCTAATGGTTCTATATCATGACATCGTATgccacataatttaaaataggtcaaatcactatttttttagttaaaaaatttgagtGAGGAACCAAAacgattttaaaatagagatcAATTATGCGAATTAGTGAAAATCGAGAAAGCAAAAAGTGTAATTAAACCTTTTTTCTTAAAAAGCTAGAAATAGAAAACTAGATaatgaacaaaattatatattacagCAGATTTCTAGTCCTAGTTCCAAAtaagtaatttataaattgttgctagtaaaaatattttttatgcattAAGAGTGGCATACGTATGAATCTCAAGAAAGATTCATACACCAACATGTGCATGTGAATCATAAGCCAAGATGAATTGAAAAATTACCTCTGCGAATTCACTTATGTTTGGTACAATACTTTTAATAAGGGAAGGTGTATCTGACACCACAACAATCTTTGGTCTTGATATTAGGTTTTGACTCTCTATGGCTTTTCTGATGCAACGCAATGCAGCCTGCAAAGGTCTTATGGGccttcagaagaaaaaaaaacacaaatagcATCAATGATTTAAACACATCACATAATAAGGTACAGGTAAGGACGGCATACTATAATTCAAAACAACATGAAATCATCTAAAATCGTGTTTTCAATTTTCTAGTGTTGGTAGCATAAAGACCAACCCAAACACACTGGTTGTGACTTGGCTTTTCCTTTCATACTCTTTGCTTTATAATGTTATTTGCATGTCCATGAGGTGTCAGCTCATTGGTAAGAGTTTGGCATTATAATCTCAAGGGACGAAGTTTAAATCCCCACgcaaataattgtaaaatgattattagtgtcacttaattattaaaaaatttgttctcCTCCAATTTCTGAAAAAATGCTATTTGCATGATAGTGTTATCATATGCTAATGCCATCGAATATAGTGTACCTTATTATGTGATTTATTggatatatatgatatatagtGTTATCATATCCAATAAGGCCATCGAACTTCAATCAGCCAGACTTTATTGGATATATAGTGTAATTTAAATAGATTGTTGATTTTGTTAAAGGAAGTTAGTTATCACTGTTAGTGTGTATGCTAGTCTAAGTGTTAGTCCATGTGGGACTTGGTGTGTTCTTACACTATGTTTGGTTGTGAGAAGAAATAGTGAAGAGAGAAATAGATGAGAGAGAGTGTGAGAATAGAGAAATAGATGAGAAATATGATAAATTTGAGGTATTGATTGGTTTAAAAGAAAGAGATAAGAATTAGAAGAGAAAGAAGTGTTggttattttcaaaaatactaAAGTACCCACAATTTAAAAAACCTTCCATCAAAttcaaagttttattttaataagatctaattgaaataattagattattttgactattttaattaatgtaggctaattaattaaacttttattttaatacccTAAACCATATAATCAAATTCCCttcaaatataatcaaattatttgactaataaaaatgttaaaatattagtaatttataaaataataaataaatataaaataaacaattatcaaatGAAATAAATCATGTGCAATTCCTATAATTACAGGATGAAATAAACCAATGAACGTTGAAatgatgaaaaaataaacacaataaTATAGAAGTTTGAAACTTTGGAAAAAGTTGGGGTGATAGGGGAAACAATAGAAGAAGACAGCATAAAGTGCATAAACTGAAGAGAGCTTTGTATGGTTTGAAGCAAGCACCTAGGGCTAGAACAAATGAATTAATGCCTTTTTGCAGCAGCAGGGCTTTTCAAAGTGCTCAGTAGAGTTTGGAGTCTATGTGAAATGTAAgaacaacaaataatttattcttatttGTCTATATGTGGATGATCTACTGGTTACAGGAAGCATGCTAATTCCCATCAAATGAAAGTATTAACTATTGAGTACTTATATTACCTTTTCATAAGCATTCGCATATGCAACGAGATATCAGGATTCTCCCCACCACCAATAACCCAATTGACCGCTGCCTCGACGTCTTTTGAAGGGGATATGAGAACTCTCATGAGCTCCCCAAATACATTCGGCTGCGATCGAAGAACTTCTGGGTCACCAAATAAATCAAAGGCAGCAACCCTCATCTGAGAGTGTATATTCTTTAAGAAAAATTGAGCTGCCATAGCATCATTAGTTCCTTGAAACCTAAGACATAAGATTCAAAGTCAttataaaaaagtgattttggtaTTCCATAATTTAAAGAATATGTTTTAgagttttcaaacaaaatcataaGCTTTTATGTATTTGTTAATCATActgaaaatcactttttaaaagaAGTATCTCTCCAAAATGTTTTTATGAGAAGCTACTCAAAACTGCTTCCCATTTGAATTAGCTCTTAGattcttttcaaatttaaatttttttaaaatattgtaacatATGGATGAAAAATCttaaaagtgattatttttatagaaaaaattattattttctaaaaaatgttGTAACAAACGGACCCTGATAATTAATACGTAGAAAAACCATGTCACTTTACCAAATGATAGGTTGTTTCCACTCCTTCCAATTGCTACATAGAACATTTGTTTGAGTCGGCTTTTCAAAATCATCTGTCCTCATAACAAGTTGCCTCCCATAATTGGTTTCACAACCATTTAGTCTCCAAAGATGCTTTATTTCTTTCATGGTAAAGGTAAAGCTGGAATATGAAATGTAATCCTCGAAAGGATATCTGCTTCTGAAATACAGAACCAAGACGACAATGAGACAATGGaaagataaacaaataaatctATGTCCTAATAGTAAAGTATGCAGATAATTCTATGTCCAAAGCAAGATGGTAATCTATCAACGGCAAACTGCAGTAGGTTCCCTAAACTTTCAATCTCATGAAAATCAATTCCTATTTCAATGTTGCAAAATGTTTTTGGAACCAGTGTTGTCAATCGCAGAAAATAGTAGTTTATTCAAAATGCTGCTACGCTACAGTGTTATAGCTGCTGTTTGACAAACAATTTATACTAAATGGAAAATAACACTGCTATTAAATCGCAGAACAATAGCAGTTTGTTAAAATTCCGCTATGCTACAGTACTATAGCCGCCGCTATTTGACAATACTAACTGGAAAACAACACTGAGGAATATGTAAAAAGTTAAAACGAATATATGTGAGAGCCGTAAGAAGCAGATGCTCATTCTCTAAAGACAAGTTTGGCATCGTAATCTCAATAAAATTGAGGGTGAGCAAATCAAATATTACTAGTCTCTAAATTTTGCACCCCTTATTTATAAAGGAATACCATCAAACTAAAATCTATATGGAACTATGAGTTATGATTTCAGGCATCATAAAAAAAGGTGCAAAAGttcttaaaaatgaaaaaagaaaggCTTGGGAAAGAACCAATATGCCTGGTTTGGCCAATGATCAAGGACCGGTTTAACATTATACTCAGCGCTGCAGCCGATAAGAGCTTGTACATTTCATTGCCAAACCCCGCCTCGGCAGTCTTTCCAAGAACAAATCCATGTTTACAGAACTGGTCAGGGGGCAAATCCCTGACTCTTGAAGCACCTGAAACAAAAAAATCTAATGTCATCAATCATATCATGTTCTgattcaatatcattttttttcagAAGCACATGATTCCTATTCACACATTTCATGCCTTGAATCTCGCCAAAGAATTGCACACTAATGACTTGGATTtctcaaatatatacaattaatGGAAAGCTATGAACACTTCAGATTGAAGGTGTTTCCTGATGGATGTGGTGATTACTTACCGTCACTTCCATTTACTTAAATTATTACTGGTTTCTATGTGTCAAGTTAACTTAAAATATTCTTATATGCAACGCTTATAAACTTCACATCTTGAATATGAAAAACCAAAAATCAAAACACTTGAACACGACAACATTAACAAGCTCACGTTTTGTTCAGCTATGTCCGCTTAATGGTTAATAGCGTGACATTGTAACTTCTAAGGATATAGTTTAAATCTGGAACGAGACCATCGTAAAAATGGTTCTTAGTACCAccgttattaataataattttctcttctctaatttaaaaagaaaaacaaaaaatcaaagagCAGAAACCAGAGTCGTGCATAGCTAGCTCGTTGGTGAGCTAAGATGCCGAAAGAGTATTAAGATCTGGGAAATTAACATAAACACTAATCTCTAACCtttaactatatataaaaaaaaaaaaaaaaaaaaacagagagaaTGAGTGAATCTAAAACCAAACAAAGCAAGTAACTACCATTCAAAACGAAATGCTCCTCGATAATTCTCCTAACTTTCAGCGTTTCTTTCCCAACAACACCACTTTCAAAATCCTTCCCCATCTCTTCCACCGTCGCACACGTTTTCTCTTCGATCGGCCCACCACCGACATCCAAACCGGAGCTATTATCCAAATCCCTAacctttaactaaaaaaaaaaaaaaaaaaaaaaaaaaacagagagaaTGAGTGAATCTAAAACCAAACAAAGCAAGTAACTACCATTCAAAACGAAATGCTCCTCGATAATTCTCCTAACTTTCAGCGTTTCTTTCCCAACAACACCACTTTCAAAATCCTTCCCCATCTCTTCCACCGTCGCACACGTTTTCTCTTCGATCGGCCCACCACCGACATCCAAACCGGAGCTATTATCCAAACTGGAGTTATGAAACACATCCAAACTAGAGCTATTAAACTCTACGACCTCGGAATTTCTTACATAATTAACCATTATGGGTGGTGGATCCAACGGCCTCAACGCCATTATCAATAATCCCACACCTGTCACCGTGGCACACAAAACAAGAAACGGTTGTAACAACATTCGCCTCCTTCTTCCACCGCCATACCTCATTCTCACACAAATAAAATTGAGCTAAGCTCAGCTTCCTGTTGAGCCGGATCTCAAGTGTTCTTTAtttaatctctctctctctctcctatGCTCGGTTCTTTATTAGCTTTTGTCGTACTTTGTTTTCGACACGCGTACTATTCAGACAACACGGGTCAATGTTCGACCCGATTCAGACAAACGGGTCATGTTGGTGGCGCGCATTACGCGGCTTCTCCAATAATGTAAGACGGTAATAATAATATGGTAAATTTTATGTCGTATTTCAAAAATGTTGGTGAATTACAACCAATTAAAATCAGACTCTTTAACTTTGTTTTACTAGAATCTAAGATTTGAAGGTAAAATATATGGAGTACtcttaaagaatatatataattaatgggAATATACATggttgattttaattatatccgaataatttattcacaatttttcaaattaaattgtattttttattcattaagttatttttaggtttattttagtgatttaagttataaatatttttatttatttaattttgttttcttgaattataaatattatatctttgattcatcaaataatttttgttctattaaattgtaaacattaaatattttgttttcttaggTTGTAAATATAATAcacttttgttatttttaatatattgtcTAACATTATAATTTAAGAGATTAAATTGATTGACTTTTGTAACTTAAAATGACTTAATAGATTAAAgagaatgaaaataatttaaagaattaaaatgtccagtttttatgatataaagaaccaaaataaaataaataaaatttaagagaataaaatgaaatttaaaaataacttaatggactaaaagtataatttaattatttttaatgacaatTTAGACATAAGTATTTCTATTATACATGTGGTAAGTGAACATATATCAATACCGCCGATTAATAGTCAAATgaagtaataaaaaattatttaaatatttagtattatttgaaaaattacaataactaaataaaattcattaaaagtGTTAGcgaaataacatttaaaattttcttaattGGTTATTGCTAACAATAATGAatgaatatttttcaaaaaatgtaGAAAATTGTTGTAGCTATCACATTTGCaagaaaattttaattctatttaattgaaatttttaaaattcaatgaaatattaattattaatctgTCAATAATATCTTTAGTTATTTATTACagagattaaaatttatgatataagataataaataattaaagatattatAGGATAAAGATAAATAATGACATCAAAAATAACAAACTTTATTGAAATGAATAGAAAGAAAGTATAACGGTTATAGTTATAAACattgaaatgaattttttttttatgaaatgacgtatttttgttggatttaaaaataagtttttgattcataaaaaataataatcaatttattagttaagaaaaaaaaaagtgattcaaaattatttattttattgttacctcttatttttggtttaaaaagaaggcaaagttcaagaaaaattacaaaactAATGGTACATTTTAcggtatgtatttttttttattatatcccCACATTATTGTTCTTAAATATCTTTCTCCCCTatttgtcatcagacaaaaatatttaaagtgaattttatatatttatatatttgccctttttttaataga from Cicer arietinum cultivar CDC Frontier isolate Library 1 chromosome 3, Cicar.CDCFrontier_v2.0, whole genome shotgun sequence encodes:
- the LOC101488939 gene encoding uncharacterized protein, which produces MRYGGGRRRRMLLQPFLVLCATVTGVGLLIMALRPLDPPPIMVNYVRNSEVVEFNSSSLDVFHNSSLDNSSGLDVGGGPIEEKTCATVEEMGKDFESGVVGKETLKLKVRDLDNSSGLDVGGGPIEEKTCATVEEMGKDFESGVVGKETLKVRRIIEEHFVLNGASRVRDLPPDQFCKHGFVLGKTAEAGFGNEMYKLLSAAALSIMLNRSLIIGQTRSRYPFEDYISYSSFTFTMKEIKHLWRLNGCETNYGRQLVMRTDDFEKPTQTNVLCSNWKEWKQPIIWFQGTNDAMAAQFFLKNIHSQMRVAAFDLFGDPEVLRSQPNVFGELMRVLISPSKDVEAAVNWVIGGGENPDISLHMRMLMKRPIRPLQAALRCIRKAIESQNLISRPKIVVVSDTPSLIKSIVPNISEFAEVLHFDYEKFKGKMYEGSPKLDFRVKDWGPAPRWVAFVDFFLASRARYAVVSGAHRRVGTTYAQLMAALAAAHNLGDNSSGSSFSFFTSFQSNLLTDGLKNQIGWGHVWNRYAGPLSCHNQSNQCAFTPLLPPAWWDGIWQSPIPRDIKRLYAYGVQLSGLGNVDTDSLQNYCNSRKTVVRTVTFNL